One stretch of Streptomyces agglomeratus DNA includes these proteins:
- a CDS encoding DUF202 domain-containing protein, producing the protein MTGPSAAGSGRGSVPGRVPARDPGLQPERTRLAWRRTTLACTVVAVLAAKQAVHDEIGVAGVVAAALCVFVWLGFLRVAHRRIQAVGSSARPAAMPLRAALTATACTVALACFAVAIVL; encoded by the coding sequence TTGACCGGCCCGTCCGCCGCCGGTTCCGGACGCGGGTCCGTTCCCGGCCGTGTCCCCGCCAGGGATCCCGGTCTTCAGCCCGAGCGGACGCGGCTCGCCTGGCGCAGGACGACGCTGGCGTGCACGGTCGTGGCCGTACTGGCGGCGAAACAGGCGGTCCACGACGAGATCGGTGTGGCCGGGGTGGTCGCCGCCGCGCTCTGTGTGTTCGTGTGGCTGGGCTTCCTGCGCGTCGCCCACCGCCGTATCCAGGCCGTCGGCAGCTCGGCGCGGCCGGCGGCCATGCCGCTGCGGGCCGCGCTGACGGCGACGGCCTGCACGGTCGCATTGGCCTGCTTCGCCGTGGCGATCGTCCTCTGA
- a CDS encoding YidH family protein, whose translation MTEFVRSLRLWFAPQRVREEGETPDYRFSLANERTFLAWIRTALALIGGGFAVDQFLPELAWGVRAGMALGLLAAGVLCALRAVNHWVRCERAMRRGEDLPVTRFPTVLSLVVAVVAVLMVVVVLFGWEGGG comes from the coding sequence GTGACGGAGTTCGTGCGGAGTCTGCGGCTGTGGTTCGCGCCGCAGCGCGTCCGGGAAGAGGGCGAGACCCCCGACTACCGCTTCTCACTGGCCAATGAGCGCACCTTCCTCGCCTGGATCCGTACCGCGCTGGCTCTCATCGGCGGCGGCTTCGCGGTCGACCAGTTCCTGCCGGAACTGGCCTGGGGAGTGCGCGCCGGTATGGCGCTCGGGCTGCTGGCGGCCGGTGTGCTGTGCGCGCTTAGGGCCGTCAACCACTGGGTGCGCTGCGAACGGGCGATGCGGCGCGGCGAGGACCTCCCGGTCACCCGGTTCCCGACCGTACTGAGCCTCGTGGTGGCGGTCGTCGCCGTCCTCATGGTGGTGGTCGTCCTCTTCGGCTGGGAGGGCGGCGGTTGA
- a CDS encoding NUDIX domain-containing protein — protein MTPANPGPPETWPAPADEILDVVDENDEVVGQAPRGEVYARGLRHRCVFVLARDGEGRYFVHRRTPVKLVFPSMYDMFVGGVVGAGESYDEAALREAEEELGVSGLPSPVPLFKFLYESADGAGAWWSYVYEVRCEPPVAPQAEEVAWHAFLTRAELERRIAEGAWEWVPDGLAAWERLRALAGPGSSHPGPA, from the coding sequence ATGACTCCTGCGAACCCCGGGCCCCCTGAGACGTGGCCGGCTCCCGCCGACGAGATCCTGGACGTCGTCGACGAGAACGACGAGGTGGTCGGGCAGGCCCCGCGCGGCGAGGTGTACGCCCGTGGCCTGCGCCATCGCTGCGTGTTCGTCCTGGCGCGGGACGGCGAGGGCCGGTACTTCGTGCACCGGAGGACGCCGGTGAAACTGGTCTTCCCCTCGATGTACGACATGTTCGTGGGCGGCGTCGTCGGCGCGGGCGAGTCCTACGACGAGGCGGCCCTGCGGGAGGCCGAGGAGGAGCTGGGGGTCAGTGGCCTGCCCTCGCCCGTACCCCTGTTCAAGTTCCTGTACGAGAGCGCCGACGGGGCGGGGGCCTGGTGGTCGTACGTCTACGAGGTGCGGTGCGAGCCGCCGGTCGCCCCGCAGGCCGAGGAGGTCGCGTGGCACGCCTTCCTGACCCGCGCGGAGCTGGAGCGGCGGATCGCGGAGGGCGCGTGGGAGTGGGTGCCGGACGGTCTCGCGGCCTGGGAGCGCCTGCGCGCGCTCGCGGGACCCGGGTCCTCGCATCCGGGGCCGGCCTGA